A single region of the Vicia villosa cultivar HV-30 ecotype Madison, WI linkage group LG4, Vvil1.0, whole genome shotgun sequence genome encodes:
- the LOC131597728 gene encoding uncharacterized protein LOC131597728 produces MSQTYPHLAFVYFRSGYPISFQFRFSRDTPFAELIPTLNSLLQYPENRKVVKLEYRSPSLDDEGDVQLTPLEVKNDEDLAVLWSTFVRYYSKGLIELNAKLQRSGADVIKMLCRPQLPVFNNM; encoded by the coding sequence ATGTCACAAACCTACCCTCACCTTGCTTTTGTCTACTTCCGCAGTGGTTACCCGATATCGTTCCAATTTAGGTTCTCGCGCGATACGCCTTTCGCGGAATTGATACCGACGCTTAACTCTCTCTTGCAATACCCGgaaaatcggaaggttgtcaagcttgagtaccgtTCTCCTTCACTTGATGACGAGGGAGACGTCCAGCTCACCCCATTGGAGGTCAAGAACGatgaagatttagcggttttgtggtcAACTTTTGTTCGATATTACTCGAAGGGTCTGATCGAGTTGAATGCAAAACTACAAAGATCGGGAGctgacgttatcaaaatgttgtgtCGTCCTCAACTACcagtgtttaacaatatgtaa
- the LOC131595087 gene encoding WAT1-related protein At3g02690, chloroplastic-like isoform X2 has protein sequence MLCLAEGLWEGAVLITPFFFLGTAMVAMKEVLPKYGPFFVSSFRLIPAGFLLVAFAASRGRPFPSGLNAWLSISLFAIIDVACFQVSFITQCTFVCLLIFNYVIADLLIDWFVSFVMKQGFLAEGLQKTSAGLGSVIIDSQPLTVVVLAALLFGESIVIIGATGLVLSVVGLVLLEVFYSGRLRICGSISIQGGR, from the exons ATGCTTTGTCTAGCGGAAGGGTTATGGGAAGGTGCTGTTTTAATAACGCCTTTCTTCTTCTTGGGCACTGCCATGGTAGCGATGAAAGAAGTGCTTCCTAAATACGGTCCTTTCTTCGTTTCGTCTTTTCGTCTCATTCCAGCTGGATTCCTTCTTGTTGCTTTCGCTGCTTCCAGAGGAAGGCCTTTCCCCTCTGGCCTCAACGCATGGCTTTCCATTTCGCTCTTCGCCATCATCGATGTTGCTTGCTTTCAGGTTTCTTTTATCACTCAATGTACATTTGTTTGTTTACTCATTTTCAATTATGTAATTGCTGATTTATTGATTGATTGGTTTGTTTCTTTTGTAATGAAACAGGGATTTCTCGCCGAAGGGTTGCAGAAGACTTCAGCTGGTTTGGGCAGT GTTATTATTGATTCACAACCTTTGACAGTGGTTGTACTTGCAGCTTTGTTATTTGGTGAGTCCATTGTAATTATTGGAGCTACTGGGCTTGTACTTAGTGTTGTAGGACTTGTGTTACTCGAGGTATTTTATTCAGGTAGACTCAGAATTTGTGGAAGTATTAGCATTCAG GGAGGAAGATGA
- the LOC131595087 gene encoding WAT1-related protein At3g02690, chloroplastic-like isoform X1 → MLCLAEGLWEGAVLITPFFFLGTAMVAMKEVLPKYGPFFVSSFRLIPAGFLLVAFAASRGRPFPSGLNAWLSISLFAIIDVACFQVSFITQCTFVCLLIFNYVIADLLIDWFVSFVMKQGFLAEGLQKTSAGLGSVIIDSQPLTVVVLAALLFGESIVIIGATGLVLSVVGLVLLEVFYSGRLRICGSISIQVSIMFTCKYISFHFYLIFLENFQI, encoded by the exons ATGCTTTGTCTAGCGGAAGGGTTATGGGAAGGTGCTGTTTTAATAACGCCTTTCTTCTTCTTGGGCACTGCCATGGTAGCGATGAAAGAAGTGCTTCCTAAATACGGTCCTTTCTTCGTTTCGTCTTTTCGTCTCATTCCAGCTGGATTCCTTCTTGTTGCTTTCGCTGCTTCCAGAGGAAGGCCTTTCCCCTCTGGCCTCAACGCATGGCTTTCCATTTCGCTCTTCGCCATCATCGATGTTGCTTGCTTTCAGGTTTCTTTTATCACTCAATGTACATTTGTTTGTTTACTCATTTTCAATTATGTAATTGCTGATTTATTGATTGATTGGTTTGTTTCTTTTGTAATGAAACAGGGATTTCTCGCCGAAGGGTTGCAGAAGACTTCAGCTGGTTTGGGCAGT GTTATTATTGATTCACAACCTTTGACAGTGGTTGTACTTGCAGCTTTGTTATTTGGTGAGTCCATTGTAATTATTGGAGCTACTGGGCTTGTACTTAGTGTTGTAGGACTTGTGTTACTCGAGGTATTTTATTCAGGTAGACTCAGAATTTGTGGAAGTATTAGCATTCAGGTATCTATCATGTTTACATGCAAGtatatttcatttcatttttatttaatttttctcgagaattttcaaatttga